TCCGCCATACTTCTCGAAGAAATCTTTAGATTGTAAAAGGTATTTTTTCTTAAACCAGAACGAATCTTCTTTTTTAAATAAATAATAACCGCTTTTTGCTCCGAACCAGTAACCGGTCATATTACCTAAAACCCCCATTATTGCAACAGCAGTCGAAAGCAAAAACACATTTAAAAAGTCTCCGGGAATATAAACAACATTTTGAATTAAATCGCGGCTGTAAATACCTGCTAAGAAAAGTAAACTGTCTCCCGGCAGAAAAAAACCTGCAAAAAGTCCTGTTTCGGCAAAAACGATAAACAGAACAATAAACAACCCAATCTCAACTCCTGCGATCTTTAACGTTATATAAAATTCAGGGTTTATTAACTGGGTCCAATCAAAATTATTCATACAAAGATTTGGTTATATTATAAGTTGGTGAAATTAACAATAATTTGCCTTAACAACAATTAAAAGCCATATTTTAAAGATAAATTAACTATTAAAAAAGCCCAAGTATCAACTTGAGCTTCTAAGATTATTGTTCTCTTTCGTATTTGCAGCAATAATGTAAATTATTATAGTCTGCATCTGCCGCCTTGACATCTTTTGTATCATGTCCTGCCTTTGCAATAGCATTATTCAGATCTTTTGGAGACGCTTTTTCTTCATTTAAAATAACATTCAGCTGATGAGAGCTAACGTCCCACGAAGCCGTTTTTACTCCCGGAACACTAAAAGCCGCTTTTTCGATTCGTTTTTTGCACTGCTCACAGTTTCCGTTTACCTCTGTTGTATATTTTAAATTCTTATTTTTTTTAGTTTGAGCCTGAGCTGAAAATCCTAAGATACTTAGTACTGCAATTAAAATTAAATTTCTCATTTGTATAATATTTAGTGTAATAAATTAATATTGTTATTGTTATTGTTTATTTGATTTTGAATCGTAATCCGGCATAGTACATATGCCCAAAAATTGGAGCATAAGCAACAGAAGCATCAAAATTTGGACCGAATGGATCATTAGCTCCTAAAATTGCTTTTTCCTGCTTGTAATTTCCAATATTTTCTCCTCCTATATATACTTCAAAAACAGGAGAAAAAACCCTTGTAACCTGTGCATTCATTACCACATAAGAAGGTGAAAAATCAGGAAACTGATCTTCTGCAGGATTTGAAGCTGTATACGGAAGCTGTTGTTTACCTGACCAGTTAAATGTATAATCAAATTTCCATTGTCTGTTTTTGTCGGTTACGTTCGTTTCGTATTCCAAATTTCCAAGAAAACGATGTTTTGCCTGAAGCGGACGCTGGAATGTTCCTCTCAGATAATCGGTTTGGATATCGTAATATTTGTACGCGGTTCTTAAATTCAGATTATGGATAAGTTCATAATTAAACTCAA
This portion of the Flavobacterium gelatinilyticum genome encodes:
- a CDS encoding heavy-metal-associated domain-containing protein; translation: MRNLILIAVLSILGFSAQAQTKKNKNLKYTTEVNGNCEQCKKRIEKAAFSVPGVKTASWDVSSHQLNVILNEEKASPKDLNNAIAKAGHDTKDVKAADADYNNLHYCCKYEREQ
- a CDS encoding DedA family protein; translation: MNNFDWTQLINPEFYITLKIAGVEIGLFIVLFIVFAETGLFAGFFLPGDSLLFLAGIYSRDLIQNVVYIPGDFLNVFLLSTAVAIMGVLGNMTGYWFGAKSGYYLFKKEDSFWFKKKYLLQSKDFFEKYGGKAIIYARFLPIFRTFAPIIAGIVSMDKKKFMFYNILSSFLWSFILIFAGHYLYGIFLKQGIDLKHHIEYIIIIIVIISTFPVLLKLLKKKPTENLNE